Proteins from a genomic interval of Rhodococcus rhodochrous:
- a CDS encoding 2-isopropylmalate synthase has product MNAFTSFSDFAPMFPFGTPDADPFFARYGRALPRGLREEASGMSWTEFESTYGAQHGPVRLGGWTATALGAGRSAFEATIAIGDTIHTASATTCGPIAAMTAMLYDLGLNIEILSFHRHDLGEMSATFLLCRSGERTVWVMGTGETGSESSLRAMIAGINKLGA; this is encoded by the coding sequence ATGAACGCCTTCACCTCCTTCTCGGATTTCGCCCCGATGTTCCCCTTCGGCACCCCTGATGCCGATCCGTTCTTCGCCCGTTACGGACGTGCCCTTCCTCGGGGATTGCGCGAGGAAGCCTCCGGCATGAGCTGGACGGAGTTCGAATCCACCTACGGTGCGCAGCACGGCCCGGTCCGCCTCGGTGGCTGGACCGCGACGGCCCTGGGTGCGGGACGCAGCGCCTTCGAGGCAACGATCGCGATCGGCGACACGATCCACACGGCATCCGCCACGACCTGCGGACCGATCGCCGCGATGACCGCGATGCTGTACGACCTCGGGCTGAACATCGAGATCCTGTCGTTCCACCGCCACGACCTCGGTGAGATGTCCGCGACCTTCCTGCTGTGCCGCTCCGGCGAGCGCACGGTCTGGGTGATGGGCACGGGCGAGACCGGCAGCGAGTCGTCGCTGCGGGCCATGATCGCGGGGATCAACAAGCTCGGCGCGTGA
- a CDS encoding DUF742 domain-containing protein, translating into MSVADSEWPVVGATGARFGSGRSRRRRRPADHAVPVRNHREPGPVVDEVTAAEMYRPAAQPVDTAQAVGATEPVDTAQAAGRNAGTGTSVGIEDMNQPETSSFVRPFVRSGGRTRAEVELPLEVLVSAVPSAMGSESGPAMDEHRLVLALCAQPRSIMEIAALAQIPLGVARVLVGDLAATGEITVHRTADKVGPNVELLERVLTGLNHL; encoded by the coding sequence ATGAGCGTTGCGGACAGCGAATGGCCGGTCGTGGGGGCGACCGGAGCGAGATTCGGATCCGGTCGGTCCCGTCGACGTCGACGGCCGGCGGATCACGCCGTGCCGGTACGGAATCACCGCGAGCCGGGCCCCGTCGTGGACGAGGTCACGGCAGCCGAGATGTACCGGCCCGCAGCGCAGCCGGTCGACACAGCGCAGGCGGTCGGCGCAACAGAGCCGGTCGACACAGCGCAGGCGGCCGGCCGGAATGCGGGCACCGGGACCAGTGTGGGAATCGAGGACATGAACCAGCCAGAGACGTCGTCGTTCGTGCGCCCGTTCGTGCGGAGCGGGGGACGCACCCGAGCCGAGGTGGAGCTGCCTCTCGAAGTGCTCGTGTCGGCCGTCCCCTCCGCGATGGGCAGCGAGTCCGGTCCGGCGATGGACGAGCATCGCCTCGTGCTGGCGTTGTGCGCCCAGCCGAGATCGATCATGGAGATCGCTGCCCTCGCGCAGATCCCACTCGGTGTCGCGCGCGTGCTCGTCGGGGATCTCGCGGCGACCGGCGAGATCACCGTGCACCGCACGGCCGACAAGGTGGGGCCGAACGTCGAACTGCTCGAACGGGTACTGACGGGTCTCAACCACCTCTGA
- the thrS gene encoding threonine--tRNA ligase, which produces MTTPASAKPATIVRVPAGTTAGAAVRDAGLPTKGPETIVVVRDSEGALRDLSWTPEADVEVEAVGADTEEGRSVIRHSAAHVLAQAVQQEFPEAKLGIGPPIRDGFYYDFQVERPFTPEDLAKLEKRMKKIVKDAQRFARRVVDSLEDAREELKDEPFKLELIDDKSGIDDPEVMEVGGKELTIYDNLNPRTGELVWKDLCRGPHVPTTKFIPAFKLTRSSAAYWRGDQDNAGLQRIYGTAWESTEALDAHLELLAEAERRDHRKLGNELDLFSFPDELGSGLPVFHPKGGIIRQEMENYSRQRHVEAGYEFVYSPHITKGQLYEVSGHLDWYRDGMFPAMHIDEELNEDGTVRKPGQDYYLKPMNCPMHDLIFRSRGRSYRELPLRMFEFGSVYRYEKSGVVHGLTRVRGMTQDDAHIFCTPEQMRDELTSVLNFILDLLKDYGLDDYYLELSTKNPKKFVGSEELWDVATETLREVGEASGLNLVPDPGGAAFYGPKISVQVKDALGRSWQMSTIQLDFNLPERFELEYTGADGAKHRPVMIHRALFGSIERFFGVLTEHYAGAFPAWLSPVQVVGIPVAADFEGHLFDVVGKLKAQGIRAEVDVSDDRMQKKIRTHTTQKVPFMLLAGERDVAAGAVSFRFRDGTQVNGVPVDEAVRIVTEWVRRRENASPTAELVGSGGEGSPS; this is translated from the coding sequence GTGACCACGCCCGCATCCGCGAAACCAGCCACGATCGTCCGGGTGCCCGCGGGGACCACTGCGGGCGCGGCGGTCCGTGACGCGGGTCTGCCCACCAAGGGACCCGAGACGATCGTGGTCGTCCGCGACTCCGAAGGCGCACTGCGCGATCTGTCCTGGACGCCCGAAGCGGACGTCGAGGTCGAGGCCGTCGGCGCCGACACCGAGGAAGGCCGCAGCGTCATCCGTCACTCGGCCGCCCACGTGCTCGCGCAGGCCGTGCAGCAGGAGTTCCCGGAGGCCAAGCTCGGCATCGGCCCGCCCATCCGCGACGGCTTCTACTACGACTTCCAGGTCGAACGTCCCTTCACTCCCGAGGATCTCGCGAAGCTCGAGAAGCGGATGAAGAAGATCGTCAAGGACGCCCAGCGCTTCGCGCGCCGCGTCGTCGACAGCCTCGAGGACGCCCGCGAGGAACTGAAGGACGAGCCGTTCAAGCTCGAACTCATCGACGACAAGTCCGGCATAGACGACCCCGAGGTGATGGAGGTCGGCGGCAAGGAACTGACCATCTACGACAACCTCAACCCGCGCACGGGTGAGCTCGTCTGGAAGGACCTGTGCCGCGGCCCGCACGTGCCCACCACCAAGTTCATCCCGGCCTTCAAGCTCACGCGCAGCTCCGCGGCCTACTGGCGCGGCGACCAGGACAACGCCGGCCTGCAGCGCATCTACGGCACGGCCTGGGAGTCCACCGAGGCCCTCGACGCGCACCTCGAACTCCTCGCCGAGGCCGAACGCCGCGACCACCGCAAGCTCGGCAACGAGCTCGACCTGTTCTCGTTCCCCGACGAGCTCGGTTCGGGTCTGCCCGTCTTCCATCCCAAGGGCGGCATCATCCGCCAGGAGATGGAGAACTACTCGCGCCAGCGGCACGTCGAGGCAGGCTACGAGTTCGTGTACTCGCCGCACATCACCAAGGGCCAGCTGTACGAGGTCTCCGGTCACCTCGACTGGTACCGCGACGGCATGTTCCCGGCGATGCACATCGACGAGGAGCTCAACGAGGACGGCACCGTCCGCAAGCCGGGCCAGGACTACTACCTCAAGCCCATGAACTGCCCGATGCACGACCTGATCTTCCGGTCGCGCGGGCGTTCCTACCGCGAACTGCCGCTGCGCATGTTCGAGTTCGGTTCGGTCTACCGCTACGAGAAGTCCGGTGTCGTCCACGGTCTGACCCGCGTGCGCGGCATGACGCAGGACGACGCGCACATCTTCTGCACTCCCGAGCAGATGCGCGACGAGCTCACCAGCGTCCTGAACTTCATCCTCGACCTGCTCAAGGACTACGGGCTCGACGACTACTACCTCGAACTGTCGACGAAGAACCCCAAGAAGTTCGTCGGCAGCGAGGAGCTGTGGGACGTCGCGACCGAGACGCTGCGGGAGGTCGGTGAGGCCTCCGGCCTGAACCTCGTGCCCGACCCGGGCGGAGCCGCCTTCTACGGCCCGAAGATCTCGGTGCAGGTCAAGGACGCGCTCGGTCGCAGCTGGCAGATGTCGACGATCCAGCTCGACTTCAACCTGCCCGAGCGGTTCGAGCTCGAGTACACCGGCGCCGACGGTGCCAAGCACCGCCCCGTCATGATCCACCGCGCCCTGTTCGGTTCCATCGAACGGTTCTTCGGTGTGCTCACCGAGCACTACGCCGGTGCTTTCCCCGCGTGGCTCTCGCCCGTGCAGGTCGTGGGCATTCCCGTGGCCGCCGACTTCGAGGGCCACCTGTTCGATGTCGTCGGCAAGCTGAAGGCGCAGGGGATCCGCGCCGAGGTCGACGTCTCCGACGACCGCATGCAGAAGAAGATCCGCACCCACACCACGCAGAAGGTGCCGTTCATGCTGCTCGCCGGCGAGCGCGACGTCGCGGCCGGCGCGGTGAGCTTCCGCTTCCGCGACGGCACGCAGGTCAACGGCGTGCCCGTCGACGAGGCCGTGCGGATCGTCACCGAGTGGGTCCGCCGCCGCGAGAACGCCTCGCCCACCGCCGAACTCGTCGGTTCCGGCGGGGAAGGCAGCCCGTCGTGA
- a CDS encoding HIT family protein: protein MVDRGVGESDHLQRLWSPHRMSYITESPRGRDEPYEPFTDIPKMSDEEGLVVARGELVYAVLNLYPYNPGHLMVVPYRRVANLEDLTPEESAELMQFAQRALRVIKRVSRPHGFNVGLNLGAAAGGSLAEHLHLHVVPRWGGDANFITVLGGSKVMVQLLRDTRALLASAWDE, encoded by the coding sequence ATGGTCGACCGCGGCGTGGGGGAGTCCGATCACCTGCAGCGCCTGTGGTCGCCCCATCGCATGTCGTACATCACCGAGTCCCCGCGGGGTCGCGACGAGCCGTACGAGCCCTTCACCGACATCCCCAAGATGTCCGACGAGGAGGGCCTCGTCGTCGCACGCGGCGAACTGGTGTACGCGGTGCTCAACCTGTACCCGTACAACCCGGGTCATCTGATGGTCGTACCGTATCGCCGGGTGGCCAACCTCGAAGATCTGACGCCCGAGGAGAGCGCCGAGCTCATGCAGTTCGCGCAGCGGGCGCTCCGCGTCATCAAGCGCGTCTCGCGTCCGCACGGCTTCAACGTCGGCCTCAACCTCGGCGCCGCAGCGGGAGGCTCGCTGGCCGAGCATCTCCACCTGCACGTCGTGCCGCGCTGGGGTGGGGACGCCAACTTCATCACCGTCCTCGGTGGGTCGAAGGTGATGGTGCAGCTGCTGCGCGACACCCGTGCACTGCTCGCCTCGGCATGGGACGAGTGA
- the pgsA gene encoding phosphatidylinositol phosphate synthase, producing the protein MLSFFGRASVSKVTAPLGKALIRTGLTPDAVTLIGTVATIAAAVTLFPMGHLFWGAMVIWLFVMFDMLDGAMARARGGGTRFGAVLDATCDRVADGAIFGGLAWWAVYHEQSRPLFVATLICLATSQVISYAKARAEASGLSADGGLIERPDRLVVVLVGAGLTGLGLDWAIHIAMWLLVVGSVITVFQRVLAVRNSTGARELLPITPPAGGTTETRDDGGAQ; encoded by the coding sequence ATGCTGAGCTTCTTCGGGCGTGCGTCGGTGTCGAAGGTCACCGCGCCGCTCGGTAAGGCGCTGATCCGTACCGGCCTGACTCCGGACGCCGTCACGCTCATCGGTACCGTCGCCACGATCGCCGCCGCCGTGACCCTGTTCCCCATGGGACACCTGTTCTGGGGTGCGATGGTCATCTGGCTGTTCGTCATGTTCGACATGCTCGACGGCGCCATGGCCCGGGCTCGCGGTGGCGGAACGCGCTTCGGAGCGGTCCTCGACGCGACCTGCGACCGGGTCGCCGACGGCGCGATCTTCGGTGGTCTGGCATGGTGGGCCGTCTACCACGAGCAGAGCCGCCCGTTGTTCGTCGCCACCCTGATCTGTCTCGCGACGTCGCAGGTCATCTCGTACGCGAAGGCGCGGGCCGAGGCGAGCGGACTGTCCGCCGACGGTGGTCTGATCGAGCGGCCCGACCGGCTCGTGGTCGTGCTCGTGGGCGCCGGTCTCACCGGCCTCGGGCTCGACTGGGCGATCCACATCGCGATGTGGCTGCTCGTCGTCGGATCGGTGATCACCGTCTTCCAGCGGGTTCTCGCCGTCCGCAACTCCACGGGTGCGCGCGAACTGCTTCCCATCACACCCCCGGCCGGCGGGACGACGGAGACCCGGGACGACGGGGGAGCGCAGTGA
- a CDS encoding phosphatidylinositol mannoside acyltransferase: protein MSVGEKASDLAYAGGWRLVRALPDGVARRLFDAGADYAARRDGGPQQLRRNLARVLGVQPHEVPDDLIRRSVRSYARYWREAFRLPAMDLDATAKSIDSSIEGREHIEAALAAGRGAILALPHSGNWDLAGVWCVRYFGGLTTVAERLRPESLYRRFLDYREGLGFEIFPSSGGETPPFGELAARLRGNRIVCLLGERDLARKGVPVTFFGEPTRMPAGPAKLAIDTGAALLPVHCWFTEDGWGFRVDPELDVSAGIDAATQALADRFAANIAAHPEDWHMLQPLWLDDLSEARRARMEA from the coding sequence GTGAGTGTCGGCGAGAAGGCGTCCGATCTCGCGTACGCGGGGGGCTGGCGTCTGGTCCGGGCACTGCCCGACGGCGTCGCGCGACGGTTGTTCGACGCCGGCGCCGACTACGCGGCGCGGCGTGACGGCGGACCCCAGCAACTGCGACGCAACCTCGCGCGGGTGCTCGGGGTGCAGCCGCACGAGGTGCCCGACGATCTGATCCGCCGGTCGGTCCGGTCCTACGCGCGTTACTGGCGCGAGGCGTTCCGCCTGCCGGCGATGGATCTCGACGCGACCGCGAAGTCGATCGATTCGTCCATCGAGGGCCGCGAGCACATCGAGGCGGCGCTCGCCGCCGGTCGCGGCGCGATCCTGGCCCTGCCGCACAGTGGGAACTGGGATCTCGCCGGCGTGTGGTGCGTCCGCTACTTCGGCGGGCTGACCACGGTCGCCGAGCGCCTGCGACCCGAATCGCTCTACCGCCGTTTCCTCGACTACCGCGAGGGGCTCGGCTTCGAGATCTTCCCCTCGAGCGGCGGGGAGACGCCGCCGTTCGGGGAACTGGCCGCGCGGCTGCGCGGCAACCGGATCGTGTGCCTGCTCGGCGAACGCGACCTCGCCCGCAAGGGAGTGCCGGTCACCTTCTTCGGCGAACCCACCCGCATGCCCGCCGGACCGGCGAAACTGGCCATCGACACCGGTGCGGCACTGTTGCCGGTGCACTGCTGGTTCACCGAGGACGGCTGGGGGTTCCGCGTGGATCCGGAGCTCGACGTGAGCGCCGGGATCGACGCTGCCACACAGGCCCTCGCCGACCGGTTCGCCGCCAACATCGCCGCCCACCCCGAGGACTGGCACATGCTGCAACCGTTGTGGCTCGACGACCTGTCGGAGGCTCGCCGTGCCCGGATGGAGGCGTAG
- a CDS encoding glycosyltransferase family 4 protein produces MRIGMVCPYSFDVPGGVQAHVVDLAEVLIGRGHEVSVLAPASETTPLPDFVVSAGRAVAIPYNGSVARLSFGPVSYARVRRWINDNDFDVLHIHEPNAPSLSMLALKVAEGPIVATFHTSTTKSLVLSTFQGVLQPYLEKISGRIAVSELARRWQVTSLGADAVEIPNGVDVPFFRHAPLLPDYPRPGRTVLFLGRYDESRKGMDVLLGALPALVARHPDIEILVVGRGDEDRLRKEAGRYFRHLRLLGQVDDDDKASAMRSADVYCAPNLGGESFGIVLVEAMAAGTAVVASQLDAFRRVLRDGQAGVLVPVGDADALARGILEVLDDDDRRQALVDFGSTVVEAYDWPVVADQILRVYETVTVGAGPVREVRS; encoded by the coding sequence GTGAGGATCGGGATGGTCTGCCCGTACTCCTTCGACGTTCCCGGTGGAGTACAGGCGCACGTCGTAGATCTCGCGGAGGTCCTCATCGGCCGCGGGCACGAGGTGAGCGTGCTGGCACCGGCGTCGGAGACGACGCCCCTGCCCGACTTCGTGGTCTCCGCCGGTCGCGCCGTCGCGATCCCGTACAACGGGTCCGTCGCGCGCCTGAGCTTCGGTCCGGTCTCCTACGCCCGGGTCCGTCGCTGGATCAACGACAACGATTTCGACGTCCTCCACATCCACGAACCGAACGCGCCGAGCCTGTCGATGCTCGCCCTCAAGGTGGCGGAAGGCCCGATCGTGGCGACCTTCCACACATCGACGACGAAATCGCTGGTGCTCAGCACCTTCCAGGGCGTCCTACAGCCCTATCTCGAGAAGATCAGCGGCCGGATCGCGGTGTCCGAGCTGGCCCGGCGCTGGCAGGTCACCTCTCTCGGCGCCGACGCGGTCGAGATCCCCAACGGTGTCGACGTGCCGTTCTTCCGGCACGCCCCGCTGCTGCCCGACTATCCGCGACCGGGCCGTACGGTGCTCTTCCTCGGCCGGTACGACGAATCCCGCAAGGGCATGGATGTCCTGCTGGGCGCGCTGCCCGCACTCGTCGCGCGTCACCCCGACATCGAGATCCTCGTGGTCGGGCGCGGCGACGAGGACAGGTTGCGGAAGGAAGCGGGACGCTACTTCCGGCACCTGCGCCTGCTCGGGCAGGTCGACGACGACGACAAGGCGTCCGCGATGCGCAGCGCGGATGTGTACTGCGCGCCGAACCTCGGTGGTGAGAGCTTCGGCATCGTGCTCGTCGAGGCCATGGCTGCAGGGACGGCGGTCGTCGCCTCCCAGCTCGACGCCTTCCGCCGGGTGCTGCGCGACGGGCAGGCCGGTGTCCTCGTCCCGGTCGGCGACGCAGACGCGCTCGCGCGCGGCATCCTCGAGGTCCTCGACGACGACGACCGCCGGCAGGCACTGGTCGACTTCGGATCCACGGTGGTCGAGGCGTACGACTGGCCGGTGGTCGCGGATCAGATCCTGCGGGTCTACGAGACCGTCACCGTCGGCGCCGGCCCGGTGCGGGAGGTCCGGTCGTGA
- a CDS encoding NUDIX hydrolase has protein sequence MTLSAVTILVLSLIAAVVVAIGVWAYSTANRLDRLHVRSDLSWQALDAALARRAVVVRSIAASIPVPEGRALALLADTAERADRDRREEAENALSAALARIETGRLRPQLVAELADAEARVLIARRFHNDAVRDTLALRTRRSVRWLHLGGTAPLPTYFEIAERAGAVATAPPAVSGTSPSSDAAPTSGTALASGTATAPAARTTPVPDRARTSARVVVLDEDGRVLLLRGHDPAVPERHFWFTIGGAVEPGEDLATAALRELVEETGLRVERDLLCGPMWRRVAVFPFNGEVLHSEELFFAVRVPSFEPAADGFTDLERSMRLEHRWFDDDELQTLVRSGNPVYPNDLPELLDEARQVATRRLEPEIRAIH, from the coding sequence GTGACCCTCAGTGCAGTGACGATCCTCGTCCTGTCGCTGATCGCCGCGGTGGTCGTGGCGATCGGTGTGTGGGCCTATTCCACCGCCAACCGACTCGACCGCCTCCACGTGCGCTCGGATCTGTCCTGGCAGGCACTCGATGCGGCCCTGGCGCGTCGCGCGGTGGTCGTGCGGAGCATCGCCGCGTCGATCCCCGTCCCGGAGGGACGCGCACTCGCGCTGCTCGCCGACACCGCGGAGCGGGCCGACCGCGACCGGCGCGAGGAGGCCGAGAACGCGTTGTCGGCCGCACTGGCACGGATCGAGACCGGCCGGCTGCGCCCCCAGCTCGTGGCCGAACTCGCCGACGCCGAGGCGCGGGTGCTCATCGCCCGCCGCTTCCACAACGACGCGGTACGCGACACCCTGGCGCTGCGCACCCGGCGATCGGTCCGCTGGTTGCACCTCGGGGGAACCGCGCCGCTGCCCACCTATTTCGAGATCGCCGAGCGGGCGGGTGCGGTCGCCACCGCGCCTCCCGCCGTTTCCGGCACGTCCCCTTCCTCGGACGCCGCCCCTACCTCCGGCACTGCCCTTGCCTCCGGCACTGCCACTGCTCCCGCTGCGCGGACCACCCCGGTGCCGGATCGGGCACGCACGTCGGCCCGCGTCGTGGTGCTCGACGAGGACGGCCGGGTCCTGCTCCTGCGCGGACATGACCCCGCGGTGCCCGAGCGGCACTTCTGGTTCACGATCGGCGGCGCCGTCGAACCCGGCGAGGACCTGGCGACGGCCGCGCTCCGGGAGCTCGTCGAAGAGACCGGCCTGCGGGTCGAGCGCGACCTGCTGTGCGGGCCGATGTGGCGGCGCGTGGCCGTCTTCCCGTTCAACGGTGAGGTCCTGCACTCGGAGGAGCTGTTCTTCGCGGTGCGAGTGCCGTCCTTCGAACCCGCTGCGGACGGCTTCACCGATCTCGAGCGGAGCATGCGGCTCGAACATCGCTGGTTCGACGACGACGAACTGCAGACGCTGGTGCGGTCCGGGAACCCGGTCTACCCGAACGATCTGCCCGAGCTCCTCGATGAGGCGCGGCAGGTCGCGACGCGGCGGCTCGAGCCGGAGATCCGCGCGATCCACTGA
- the pdxS gene encoding pyridoxal 5'-phosphate synthase lyase subunit PdxS, whose amino-acid sequence MTSPDTAPVTGTARVKRGMAEMLKGGVIMDVVTPEQAKIAEDAGAVAVMALERVPADIRAQGGVSRMSDPDMIDGIIEAVSIPVMAKARIGHFVEAQILQALGVDYIDESEVLTPADYENHIDKFAFTVPFVCGATNLGEALRRINEGAAMIRSKGEAGTGDVSNATTHMRRIRQEIRRLTSLPEDELYVAAKELQAPYDLVVEVARAGKLPVTLFTAGGIATPADAAMMMQLGAEGVFVGSGIFKSGNPAQRAAAIVKATTFHDDPDVLAKVSRGLGEAMVGINVDEIPQPHRLAERGW is encoded by the coding sequence GTGACCAGCCCCGATACCGCCCCCGTCACCGGCACCGCCCGCGTCAAGCGCGGCATGGCCGAGATGCTCAAGGGCGGGGTGATCATGGACGTGGTGACCCCCGAGCAGGCGAAGATCGCCGAGGACGCCGGCGCGGTGGCGGTCATGGCCCTCGAACGCGTGCCCGCCGACATCCGCGCGCAGGGCGGCGTGTCGCGCATGAGCGATCCCGACATGATCGACGGCATCATCGAGGCCGTCTCGATCCCCGTCATGGCCAAGGCGCGCATCGGCCACTTCGTGGAGGCGCAGATCCTGCAGGCCCTCGGGGTCGACTACATCGACGAGTCGGAGGTGCTCACCCCTGCCGACTACGAGAACCACATCGACAAGTTCGCGTTCACCGTGCCGTTCGTGTGCGGCGCCACGAATCTCGGTGAGGCACTGCGCCGTATCAACGAGGGCGCGGCGATGATCCGCTCCAAGGGCGAGGCCGGCACCGGCGACGTCTCGAACGCCACGACCCACATGCGCCGGATCCGCCAGGAGATCCGCCGCCTGACCTCGCTTCCCGAGGACGAGCTCTACGTCGCCGCCAAGGAACTGCAGGCCCCCTACGACCTCGTCGTCGAGGTCGCCCGGGCCGGCAAGCTGCCCGTCACCCTCTTCACCGCCGGTGGCATCGCCACCCCCGCCGACGCGGCGATGATGATGCAGCTCGGCGCCGAGGGCGTGTTCGTCGGCTCCGGAATCTTCAAGTCGGGCAACCCCGCCCAGCGTGCGGCCGCAATCGTCAAGGCCACTACCTTCCACGACGATCCGGATGTGCTCGCGAAGGTCTCGCGGGGCCTCGGCGAGGCGATGGTCGGTATCAACGTCGACGAGATCCCGCAGCCGCACCGGCTCGCCGAACGCGGCTGGTGA
- a CDS encoding SpoIIE family protein phosphatase, protein MTATTDRTLDPRIRHGDALYDNAPCGFLTTLPDGRITEVNRTLTDWLGFPSDELVGKRYFSDLLSVGGRIYHETHYAPLLLMHGQINGIALELVRADRTRLPVLAASVVEPDAEGRPALIRTMLFDARERRAYETELLRARREAELERERLRTINATLQATLLPPSLPAVPGLEVDAYYHIASPDEVGGDFYDLFPARAGTWGLFLGDVCGKGARAAAVTSIVRYTLRAAAVYETFPSAALRTLNTTLLDERDSETRAPFCTLTFGTVAPDPDTGRVDIRLASGGHPPPLLVRANGNVDYLPTIGGQLIGMLPTPRLVEHTFALRPGDTLLLYTDGVTEALVSGETRERFGEDRLLDHVRASKPTSAAEAVGAVREALATLGAGVQDDVALLALHAPR, encoded by the coding sequence GTGACGGCGACGACCGATCGGACCCTCGATCCCCGTATCCGACACGGTGATGCGCTGTACGACAACGCGCCGTGCGGATTCCTGACGACGCTCCCGGACGGCCGGATCACGGAGGTGAACCGGACGTTGACGGACTGGCTCGGGTTCCCGAGCGACGAACTGGTCGGCAAGCGGTACTTCTCGGACCTGCTCAGCGTGGGCGGCCGCATCTACCACGAGACCCACTACGCGCCGCTCCTCCTCATGCACGGCCAGATCAACGGGATCGCCCTCGAACTCGTCCGTGCCGACCGGACCCGGCTGCCGGTCCTGGCCGCCTCGGTGGTCGAGCCGGACGCCGAGGGCAGGCCCGCGCTGATCCGCACGATGCTGTTCGATGCCCGCGAGCGCCGCGCCTACGAGACGGAACTGCTCCGTGCCCGTCGCGAGGCGGAACTCGAGCGTGAGCGGCTCCGCACGATCAACGCCACGCTCCAGGCGACCCTGCTTCCACCGAGCCTGCCGGCGGTACCGGGACTCGAGGTCGACGCGTACTACCACATCGCGTCCCCCGACGAGGTCGGCGGCGACTTCTACGACCTGTTCCCCGCGCGCGCCGGCACGTGGGGGCTGTTCCTCGGCGATGTGTGCGGAAAGGGTGCTCGCGCAGCGGCGGTCACGTCGATCGTCCGCTACACGCTGCGTGCAGCGGCGGTCTACGAGACGTTCCCGTCCGCGGCGCTCAGGACGCTCAACACCACCCTGCTCGACGAACGCGACAGCGAGACGCGAGCTCCCTTCTGCACGCTCACCTTCGGCACGGTCGCGCCCGATCCGGACACGGGACGGGTCGACATCCGTCTCGCCTCGGGTGGGCATCCGCCGCCGCTCCTCGTGCGCGCGAACGGCAACGTCGACTATCTCCCCACGATCGGCGGACAGCTGATCGGAATGCTGCCCACGCCGCGGCTCGTCGAGCACACCTTCGCGCTGCGACCAGGCGACACGCTGCTGCTGTACACCGACGGGGTGACCGAGGCCCTCGTCTCCGGTGAGACCCGCGAACGCTTCGGGGAGGACCGGCTCCTCGACCACGTCCGCGCATCGAAGCCGACGAGCGCGGCCGAAGCGGTCGGAGCCGTCCGCGAGGCGCTCGCGACGCTCGGGGCGGGCGTGCAGGACGACGTCGCCCTGCTCGCCCTGCACGCACCCCGGTAG
- a CDS encoding alpha/beta fold hydrolase has translation MRQVTDVVRRNSVTITGNREGPVVVLAHGFGCDQHLWRLVIPLLEPDFTVVRFDHVGSGRSDATAWHSQRYSRMETYAEDVVDLCRSLDLGPVLFVGHSVSASIGALAAAAAPEVFSGLVLLAPSPCFIDDPATGYRGGFSADDIDELLESLEANYLGWTESMAPVIMGNPDRPELGDELAEIFCRTDPEVARVFARVTFLADNRSDLSAVSVPTLVAQCAHDAIAPREVGAFVHEQIPGSELVTLNATGHCPQLSAPEETAAAIAAFARRSG, from the coding sequence ATGCGACAAGTCACCGATGTGGTGCGCAGGAACAGCGTGACGATCACGGGCAACCGAGAGGGCCCGGTGGTCGTCCTCGCGCACGGTTTCGGCTGCGACCAGCACCTGTGGCGCCTGGTGATCCCGCTGCTCGAACCCGACTTCACGGTGGTGCGGTTCGATCACGTGGGCTCCGGGCGTTCCGATGCGACCGCCTGGCACTCCCAGCGCTATTCGCGTATGGAGACCTACGCCGAGGACGTCGTGGACCTGTGCCGGAGCCTGGATCTCGGTCCGGTGCTTTTCGTCGGCCACTCGGTGAGCGCGTCGATCGGTGCCCTCGCGGCGGCGGCTGCCCCGGAGGTCTTCTCCGGTCTCGTGCTGCTCGCACCGTCCCCGTGCTTCATCGACGATCCGGCCACCGGTTACCGAGGTGGGTTCAGCGCCGACGACATCGACGAGCTGCTCGAATCCCTCGAGGCGAACTATCTGGGCTGGACCGAGTCGATGGCGCCGGTCATCATGGGCAATCCCGATCGGCCGGAGCTCGGCGACGAACTCGCCGAGATCTTCTGCCGCACGGATCCCGAGGTGGCGCGTGTCTTCGCCCGGGTGACCTTCCTGGCCGACAACCGCTCCGATCTGTCCGCGGTGTCGGTGCCCACGCTCGTCGCCCAGTGCGCCCACGATGCGATCGCTCCGCGCGAGGTCGGTGCCTTCGTTCACGAGCAGATCCCCGGGAGCGAACTCGTGACCCTGAACGCGACCGGCCACTGCCCGCAGCTCAGCGCACCCGAAGAGACAGCAGCCGCGATCGCGGCGTTCGCGCGCCGATCGGGGTGA